One segment of Comamonas thiooxydans DNA contains the following:
- a CDS encoding HAMP domain-containing sensor histidine kinase, protein MMRSRPWSSLAFRLALSYGGLLVLTMAIVLAVFYVQTVGVVRVRLDKQAENHVRRLTEHSAKYGPGALESEILQTIRDGVNTDTEILILMNPQGETIVSNAEVYPPRKLSIMGVRELTVKRNGRLMVGRVAVVEMPNGNLLAVGSDMQLQRDMEELFGQASLLAAVAACIMALIGAMVFRRVVDERAAAIRNTMSRVAAGDLRQRIPVDQRGDEFTLLNRDINAMLDRLEQLMEGIRHVSNSIAHNLRTPLTRILLRLRNAQQASPEMQSATLALVAEEVAELGVVFEKLLQIAEVESGASRKSFAPVDLQALLVDVVDFYEPLVEDAGGILRLDVQQGVQALGDGDLLASAVSNLVDNAIKYGASSNDIHGADVLLRAAPAQEQGSDGAWGVEITVQDQGPGADPQTLEKMTTRFYRAESDRPGYGLGLASVLAIVQLHGGKLSFHNANPGMVARIWLPAVADV, encoded by the coding sequence ATGATGCGCTCCAGACCCTGGAGTTCACTGGCCTTCAGGCTGGCACTCAGCTATGGCGGCCTCCTGGTTCTGACCATGGCCATTGTGCTGGCCGTCTTCTATGTCCAGACCGTCGGCGTGGTGCGGGTGAGGCTCGACAAGCAGGCCGAGAACCATGTGCGCAGACTGACCGAGCACTCGGCCAAATACGGCCCTGGAGCGCTGGAAAGCGAGATACTGCAGACCATTCGTGACGGTGTGAATACCGACACGGAAATCCTCATTCTCATGAACCCGCAAGGCGAGACCATTGTCAGCAATGCCGAGGTCTATCCTCCGCGCAAGCTCAGCATCATGGGCGTGCGCGAGCTGACCGTGAAGCGCAACGGGCGGCTGATGGTGGGCCGGGTTGCCGTGGTCGAAATGCCCAATGGCAATCTGCTGGCCGTAGGCAGCGACATGCAGCTGCAGCGCGACATGGAAGAGCTGTTCGGTCAGGCCAGCTTGCTGGCGGCCGTTGCGGCCTGCATCATGGCCCTGATAGGTGCCATGGTCTTCAGGCGTGTGGTGGATGAGCGCGCGGCCGCCATTCGCAACACCATGTCGCGCGTTGCGGCTGGCGATTTGCGACAGCGCATTCCGGTCGATCAGCGCGGCGATGAATTCACGCTGCTCAACCGCGATATCAATGCCATGCTCGATCGGCTCGAGCAGTTGATGGAAGGCATACGCCATGTCTCCAACAGCATTGCGCACAACCTCAGAACGCCGCTGACGCGCATCCTGCTGCGCCTGCGCAACGCGCAGCAGGCCAGTCCCGAAATGCAGTCCGCCACGCTGGCGCTGGTGGCCGAAGAAGTCGCTGAACTCGGTGTGGTGTTCGAGAAGCTTTTGCAGATTGCCGAAGTGGAAAGCGGAGCCAGCCGCAAGAGTTTTGCGCCGGTTGATCTGCAGGCCTTGCTGGTCGATGTGGTGGACTTCTACGAGCCGCTGGTGGAAGACGCCGGCGGCATTCTCAGGCTGGATGTGCAGCAAGGTGTGCAGGCCCTGGGCGATGGTGATCTGTTGGCCAGCGCCGTCTCCAATCTTGTTGATAATGCTATCAAATACGGAGCATCATCCAACGATATTCATGGCGCTGACGTGCTGCTGCGTGCGGCCCCGGCGCAGGAGCAGGGCAGCGATGGGGCATGGGGGGTGGAGATCACCGTGCAGGACCAGGGACCGGGCGCAGATCCTCAGACCCTGGAGAAAATGACCACCCGTTTCTACCGCGCAGAATCGGATCGCCCAGGCTACGGACTGGGCCTGGCCAGCGTGCTGGCCATTGTCCAGCTGCATGGCGGCAAGCTCAGTTTTCACAACGCCAATCCGGGCATGGTGGCGCGCATCTGGCTGCCTGCCGTGGCCGATGTCTGA
- a CDS encoding response regulator transcription factor, which yields MYRYLIIEDDALNARYIAEGLRQQGAHVSVCGDGVQGIAQAVGENWDVIILDRMLPNGFDGLQILQTLRSMGKQTPVLVLSALSATDERVRGLKAGCDDYLTKPFAFSELSARLEALVRRAQIPAPTREMQVADLRVNLISRNAERAGQPLSLQPREFRLLAFLMQHAHQIVTRTMLLESVWDYRFDPQTNVIDVHISRLRSKVDKGFATPLIHTVRGVGYSLSDQPQDLPEVV from the coding sequence ATGTACCGCTACCTCATCATCGAAGACGATGCGCTCAACGCGCGTTACATCGCTGAAGGGTTGCGCCAGCAAGGCGCGCATGTCAGCGTCTGCGGTGACGGCGTGCAAGGCATTGCACAGGCCGTTGGCGAGAACTGGGATGTCATCATCCTCGACCGTATGTTGCCCAATGGCTTTGACGGGCTGCAGATTCTGCAGACACTGCGTTCCATGGGCAAACAGACGCCGGTGCTGGTACTCAGTGCCTTGTCTGCCACGGACGAGAGAGTGCGCGGACTCAAGGCCGGCTGCGATGACTATCTGACCAAGCCCTTTGCATTTTCCGAGCTTTCGGCAAGGCTCGAAGCCCTGGTGCGCCGCGCCCAGATCCCGGCTCCCACGCGCGAGATGCAGGTAGCCGATCTGCGCGTCAACCTGATTTCGCGCAACGCCGAGCGCGCCGGCCAGCCGCTGTCACTGCAGCCGCGCGAGTTCCGCCTGCTGGCGTTTCTCATGCAGCATGCGCACCAGATCGTCACGCGCACCATGCTGCTGGAGTCGGTCTGGGATTACCGCTTCGATCCGCAGACCAATGTGATCGACGTGCACATCAGCCGCCTGCGCAGCAAGGTGGACAAAGGCTTTGCCACGCCTCTCATCCATACCGTGCGCGGTGTGGGCTACAGCCTTTCGGACCAGCCGCAAGACCTGCCCGAGGTGGTCTGA
- a CDS encoding TolC family protein, whose translation MKALKMNKWHSLAMAAALCCGAFSGTGHAAETMDAAAQSNAAAGRMAAPAQPVTLQEYLRIVVQNQPNLAADRMQLDLAKADSKTAATIPNPAMHYSSKRGEKEWGVEQAIPIFGQRGMRIENARLGEKAAAANADVAVAVTMSDAAHAFNELLVAQQRYQVWLAARDELEKAGNIVRGQIEAGTRSRYDGARLNLQQAQMSMQVSKAQAALRDAASRVAIIAALPQWQVRVEGSLQATDIRKAASYEQLWNQAQTQLPSLRAAQAELDRSRQKIKLEQREALPTPSFGLSRIRNSVDGSFNQVGVSVEIPLFDRRQGPIERAKVEADQAELRRDAVVLAAQSELQRALQQLSLRRTAVRDYEKEGLAQIAPLHQMAQDAYKLGKGTILELIDALGSITEHRLEHLELVKDMLDAEWEVRQASGDLPQVQP comes from the coding sequence ATGAAAGCGCTCAAGATGAATAAGTGGCACTCTCTGGCCATGGCCGCTGCACTGTGCTGCGGCGCTTTCAGCGGCACAGGCCATGCTGCCGAGACTATGGATGCAGCCGCACAGAGCAATGCTGCAGCGGGCCGTATGGCGGCCCCTGCACAGCCTGTGACCCTGCAGGAATATCTGCGCATCGTCGTGCAGAACCAGCCCAATCTGGCTGCAGATCGCATGCAGCTGGATCTGGCAAAGGCAGACAGCAAAACGGCTGCCACCATACCCAATCCCGCCATGCACTACTCCAGCAAGCGCGGAGAAAAGGAATGGGGCGTGGAGCAGGCCATCCCCATCTTCGGCCAGCGTGGCATGCGCATCGAGAACGCCAGGCTGGGCGAGAAGGCCGCTGCGGCCAATGCAGATGTCGCAGTCGCCGTCACCATGAGCGATGCAGCCCATGCCTTCAACGAGCTGCTGGTGGCACAGCAGCGCTATCAGGTGTGGTTGGCTGCCCGTGATGAGCTGGAGAAGGCCGGCAACATCGTCAGGGGCCAGATTGAAGCAGGCACGCGCAGCCGTTATGACGGCGCGCGCCTTAACCTGCAACAGGCCCAGATGAGCATGCAGGTCAGCAAGGCTCAGGCAGCCTTGCGGGATGCAGCATCACGCGTGGCCATCATTGCGGCCTTGCCGCAATGGCAGGTGCGTGTGGAAGGCAGCCTGCAGGCCACTGACATTCGCAAGGCAGCCAGCTACGAGCAGCTGTGGAACCAGGCGCAGACCCAGTTGCCAAGTCTGCGTGCCGCGCAGGCCGAGCTCGACAGGTCGCGCCAGAAAATCAAGCTGGAGCAGCGTGAAGCATTGCCCACGCCATCCTTTGGTCTCTCCCGTATCCGTAACAGCGTGGATGGCAGTTTCAACCAAGTGGGCGTGAGCGTGGAGATCCCGCTTTTCGACCGTCGCCAGGGCCCTATCGAGCGCGCCAAGGTCGAGGCCGATCAGGCCGAGCTGCGCCGTGATGCGGTCGTGCTTGCCGCTCAGTCCGAATTGCAGCGTGCCCTGCAGCAGCTGTCGCTGCGCCGAACGGCCGTGCGCGACTACGAGAAGGAAGGGCTGGCGCAGATCGCGCCGCTGCACCAGATGGCACAAGACGCCTACAAGCTGGGCAAGGGCACGATCCTGGAGCTGATCGATGCACTGGGCTCGATTACCGAGCACAGGCTGGAGCACCTGGAGCTGGTCAAGGACATGCTGGATGCCGAGTGGGAAGTGCGTCAGGCCAGCGGCGATCTGCCACAGGTGCAGCCTTGA
- a CDS encoding efflux RND transporter permease subunit has product MLRSFIAFVVHRRLLALCATLAIAIYGVYAYLQTAIEAYPDVTNVQVGVITQAPGLAPEEVERQITQPLERELNGTPGLISLRSESYFGLSMINLVFNDDAKSFTARAEVSQRLPQADLPNGVTPEMAPDYTPLGKIFYYRLQSDRHTLAQLRTEQEWHVVRVLKQVQGVADVVSIGGFVKEFHVEVDPEKLYSLGLSLDDVSDALSKSNRNVGGGLMRRGEQSFIIRGIGLLRNPQEIQDVVVAMRGKAPVTIGDVARVAQSHTPRQGSVGMDDQNDVVQGIVLLKRGANPSIVLDDIHAKVDELNSGGLPEGMHMVTNYDRSDLVGHTLKTVQHNLLFGATLIVAVLWLFLRSLRGSLIVATVIPLSLLVAFIGLHWLGMPANLISMGAIDFGIMVDGAVVLAENIIRNARQRKPQTANDMRHIIVDSAVAVAKPTLFAMAIVIAALIPVFSLQSIEGRIFRPLAMTYSFALLGALVFAMGLVPALCALMLKPKHVMVEEPKIFDRAHHGYQHWIAKVLGAAKRRTAVIAVFVSVLVVAGVSAKWLGTEFLPELDEGDAYVLVQMPASISLEKGQEVLRDVRLRLKVFPEVITVTTEQGRPESGTDNETLNLAKVLVRLKPHGEWRKGLTKPALIEEMRATLGEIPGVAFNFAQPIRDSVEESTSGARGQVVLKLFGPDIPTLRGILQQTKSLVKDIDGVVDLDLYRDAPAPQVHVQFDRQALARQGIAMEDAQKTLEVALAGNVATTLWEGEFPVPVRVRLPYVDRMDEERIRNIAIPLPDGGSVPLGSVGTVSMKIGNSSIFREGNARYMALKFNVEGRDIGSVVKDTLATFKQNVKLPEGYQAVWGGEWENQQRAAARLKVVVPLSLVIVYALLFGALGQARSAGIILLCAPFAMVGGIAALHLAHIELSISAAIGFIALLGQVALAGLLVVSAVEDLRRQGMPLMQALIEGAAERMRSIILVALLALLGLLPMALSTGVGSETQRPFASVIVGGMVVLPLVALVLLPVLYALLGPKNMLTQEERDESAQDE; this is encoded by the coding sequence GGTCTTCAACGACGACGCGAAAAGTTTCACCGCGCGCGCCGAGGTTTCGCAGCGTCTGCCGCAGGCGGATCTGCCCAACGGCGTGACGCCTGAAATGGCGCCCGACTACACCCCGCTGGGCAAGATTTTCTACTATCGCCTGCAAAGCGACAGGCACACCCTGGCGCAGCTGCGCACCGAGCAGGAATGGCATGTGGTGCGCGTGCTCAAGCAGGTGCAGGGCGTGGCTGACGTGGTGAGCATTGGCGGCTTCGTCAAGGAGTTCCACGTTGAAGTGGACCCCGAGAAACTCTACAGCCTGGGCCTGTCGCTGGACGATGTGAGCGATGCGCTGTCCAAGTCCAACCGCAACGTTGGCGGTGGCCTGATGCGCCGCGGAGAGCAGTCCTTCATCATTCGCGGTATCGGCCTGTTGCGCAATCCGCAGGAGATTCAGGATGTGGTCGTTGCCATGCGTGGCAAGGCTCCCGTGACCATTGGTGACGTGGCGCGTGTCGCGCAGTCGCATACGCCGCGTCAGGGCTCGGTGGGCATGGACGACCAGAACGATGTGGTGCAGGGCATTGTGCTGCTCAAGCGCGGCGCCAACCCTTCCATCGTGCTCGATGACATTCATGCCAAGGTCGATGAGCTCAACAGCGGCGGCCTGCCTGAAGGCATGCACATGGTCACCAACTATGACCGCTCCGATCTGGTTGGCCATACGCTCAAGACCGTGCAGCACAACCTGCTGTTCGGGGCCACGCTGATCGTGGCCGTGCTGTGGCTGTTCCTGCGCAGCCTGCGTGGCTCGCTGATCGTGGCTACCGTGATTCCGCTGTCGCTGCTGGTGGCCTTCATCGGCCTGCACTGGCTGGGCATGCCCGCCAATCTGATCTCCATGGGAGCCATCGACTTCGGCATCATGGTGGACGGTGCCGTGGTGCTGGCCGAGAACATCATCCGCAACGCACGCCAGCGCAAGCCGCAGACGGCGAACGACATGCGCCACATCATTGTGGATTCGGCCGTTGCCGTGGCCAAGCCCACGCTGTTTGCCATGGCCATCGTGATTGCGGCGCTGATTCCCGTGTTCTCGCTGCAGAGCATTGAAGGCCGCATCTTCCGCCCGCTGGCCATGACCTACAGCTTTGCCCTTCTGGGTGCGCTGGTGTTTGCCATGGGACTGGTGCCTGCGCTGTGCGCCCTGATGCTCAAGCCCAAGCATGTGATGGTGGAAGAACCCAAGATCTTCGACCGCGCGCACCATGGCTACCAGCACTGGATCGCCAAGGTGCTGGGCGCAGCCAAGCGCCGCACGGCCGTGATTGCCGTGTTCGTGAGCGTGCTGGTGGTGGCCGGGGTTTCAGCCAAATGGCTGGGCACTGAGTTCCTGCCCGAGCTGGATGAGGGCGATGCCTATGTGCTGGTGCAGATGCCTGCTTCCATCTCGCTGGAAAAAGGCCAGGAAGTGCTGCGCGATGTGCGTCTGCGCCTCAAGGTCTTCCCCGAGGTGATTACCGTTACCACGGAGCAGGGACGCCCCGAATCGGGCACCGACAACGAGACGCTGAATCTGGCCAAGGTACTGGTGCGCCTCAAGCCCCATGGCGAATGGCGCAAGGGCCTGACCAAGCCCGCGCTGATCGAGGAAATGCGTGCGACGCTGGGCGAGATTCCCGGCGTGGCCTTCAACTTCGCGCAGCCTATTCGCGACAGCGTGGAAGAGTCCACATCGGGGGCGCGCGGTCAGGTCGTGCTCAAGCTGTTCGGCCCCGATATTCCCACGCTGCGCGGCATTCTTCAGCAGACCAAGTCGCTGGTGAAGGACATCGATGGCGTGGTTGACCTGGATCTGTACCGCGATGCTCCGGCACCCCAGGTGCATGTGCAGTTCGATCGCCAGGCGTTGGCACGCCAGGGCATCGCCATGGAAGACGCGCAAAAGACGCTGGAAGTGGCCCTGGCGGGCAATGTGGCCACCACTCTGTGGGAAGGTGAATTCCCCGTGCCGGTGCGCGTGCGCCTGCCCTATGTGGACCGCATGGACGAGGAGCGCATTCGCAACATCGCCATACCGCTGCCCGATGGTGGCTCGGTCCCCCTGGGATCGGTAGGTACGGTCAGCATGAAGATCGGCAACTCCTCCATCTTCCGCGAAGGCAATGCGCGCTATATGGCGCTCAAGTTCAACGTGGAAGGACGCGATATCGGCTCGGTGGTGAAGGACACGCTGGCCACCTTCAAGCAGAACGTGAAGCTGCCCGAAGGCTACCAGGCTGTCTGGGGCGGCGAGTGGGAGAACCAGCAGCGTGCGGCTGCACGTCTGAAGGTGGTGGTGCCGCTGTCTCTGGTCATCGTCTATGCCCTGTTGTTCGGTGCGCTGGGCCAGGCCCGCAGCGCCGGCATCATCCTGCTGTGCGCGCCGTTTGCGATGGTGGGTGGCATCGCAGCCTTGCATCTGGCACACATCGAGCTGTCCATCAGCGCGGCCATCGGCTTTATCGCCTTGCTGGGTCAGGTGGCCCTGGCGGGCTTGCTGGTGGTCTCTGCGGTCGAGGATTTGCGCCGTCAGGGCATGCCCTTGATGCAGGCGCTGATCGAAGGTGCAGCCGAGCGCATGCGCTCCATCATTCTGGTGGCTTTGCTGGCGCTGCTGGGCCTGCTGCCCATGGCTCTGTCTACCGGCGTGGGTAGCGAAACCCAGCGCCCCTTTGCCTCGGTCATCGTCGGCGGCATGGTGGTGCTGCCACTGGTGGCGCTGGTGCTGCTGCCCGTGCTGTATGCCTTGCTGGGCCCCAAGAACATGTTGACGCAGGAAGAACGTGATGAAAGCGCTCAAGATGAATAA